One Mycoplasmoides pneumoniae FH genomic region harbors:
- a CDS encoding ABC transporter ATP-binding protein yields the protein MSKIAFRMENICKSFDNGRVKANVDVNLTVYENTVHTLLGENGAGKSTLTSILFGLYQPDSGKIFIGEEEVHFKSSKDAVQHKIGMVHQHFKLVDNYTVLDNIILGNESSFSIPFTNGKLKLPLLHRKASEAKIQAMMERYDLHVNLHQKVSRLTVGQQQRVEILKVLFRDSDILIFDEPTAVLSDQEIKSFLNIIKNFKKMGKTIVLISHKLNEIKEVAETATILRQGHSVGTFQIKDTSIDEMARLMMGKELKKTKNNTQFTAKGEPVLKVENLHLYLNQNWFYKLIARWNQKRINQLQKQGKPAKTLWLKSWLEGLAAIEKTPRFIRGIVNNLGFGSQQVFDKGISFEIHKGEIFAIAGVEGNGQNQLIDLICGLEKAAPKKVFFNGFDISRYSIRKRINAGIGFVLEDRHKYGLILDQTVRFNAVNNQIDRKQFSSWNFLNQMQIAVYTNQIVDKFDVRGAVQGTAIVRLLSGGNQQKLIIGRELTKQNELLVFAQVTRGLDVGAISFIHQKILDAKKQNNAILLVSYELDEILAIADTIGVINKGNLLEVNKRDVMTRERIGKLIMQ from the coding sequence ATGTCAAAAATAGCCTTCAGGATGGAAAATATCTGCAAGAGTTTTGACAATGGTAGGGTCAAAGCTAATGTAGATGTTAACCTCACGGTTTACGAAAATACTGTCCACACATTGCTGGGTGAAAATGGTGCGGGCAAATCTACTTTAACTTCCATTTTGTTCGGTTTATACCAACCCGACAGCGGCAAAATTTTTATTGGTGAAGAGGAAGTACACTTCAAGTCCTCCAAGGATGCCGTGCAGCACAAAATTGGGATGGTGCACCAGCACTTTAAGCTGGTTGATAACTACACCGTCTTAGACAACATTATTTTGGGCAATGAAAGTAGTTTTTCCATTCCTTTTACCAACGGTAAGCTTAAACTACCTTTATTGCACCGTAAAGCTAGCGAAGCCAAAATTCAAGCAATGATGGAACGGTATGACCTCCATGTGAACTTGCACCAAAAGGTAAGCCGCTTAACGGTGGGTCAGCAACAACGGGTCGAGATCTTGAAGGTGTTATTCCGTGACAGTGACATTCTCATCTTTGATGAACCAACCGCTGTTTTGAGCGACCAGGAGATCAAGAGCTTTTTAAACATCATTAAAAACTTCAAGAAGATGGGTAAAACGATTGTGCTCATCTCCCACAAACTCAACGAAATTAAGGAAGTAGCGGAGACTGCTACCATTTTGCGTCAAGGTCACTCCGTTGGCACCTTCCAAATTAAGGACACTTCAATTGATGAAATGGCACGCTTAATGATGGGAAAGGAGTTGAAGAAAACCAAAAACAATACTCAGTTTACCGCCAAAGGTGAGCCCGTTTTAAAGGTCGAAAACCTCCATCTTTATTTAAACCAAAACTGGTTTTACAAGTTAATTGCGCGCTGGAACCAAAAGCGAATTAATCAACTCCAAAAACAGGGTAAGCCAGCGAAAACACTGTGGTTAAAGAGTTGACTAGAAGGGTTGGCAGCTATTGAAAAAACACCCCGTTTTATTCGTGGAATCGTTAATAATTTAGGTTTTGGTAGCCAACAGGTGTTTGATAAAGGGATTAGTTTTGAGATCCATAAGGGTGAAATTTTTGCCATTGCCGGGGTGGAAGGTAACGGTCAAAACCAATTAATAGATCTTATTTGTGGCTTGGAAAAAGCAGCACCAAAAAAGGTCTTCTTCAATGGTTTTGACATTTCACGTTATTCCATTCGCAAGCGGATTAACGCTGGTATTGGTTTTGTGTTAGAAGACCGCCATAAATACGGATTAATCTTAGACCAAACGGTGCGTTTTAACGCGGTGAATAACCAAATTGATCGTAAGCAATTTAGCAGTTGAAATTTTTTAAATCAAATGCAAATAGCTGTTTACACTAACCAAATCGTCGATAAATTTGATGTTCGTGGAGCGGTACAAGGTACAGCAATAGTGCGTTTACTTTCCGGGGGTAATCAGCAAAAGCTGATTATTGGTCGGGAACTGACAAAGCAGAACGAGCTGTTAGTGTTTGCTCAAGTAACCCGGGGTTTGGATGTTGGTGCCATTTCGTTTATCCACCAAAAGATTTTGGATGCAAAGAAACAAAATAATGCAATCTTGTTAGTGTCATATGAGTTAGATGAAATTTTAGCTATTGCCGATACCATTGGCGTAATTAACAAAGGCAACCTGTTGGAAGTCAATAAACGTGATGTAATGACGCGTGAACGCATAGGCAAACTAATCATGCAATAA
- a CDS encoding ABC transporter permease subunit: protein MNALNYLKHRFLFSKDKFWYAPFKQKQRRSIYSTFSLIVLSFIVSFFLIVAIPGIKGGTFLEIFTRLFKDRVNIENFARQIAIYTLAALAFSFCMSVGVFNIGISGQMMAGANFGFMMILKVFPESFRPAFGGQIITILLMILGSVTVAMVVAALKVFFKVNEVVSAIMLNWVIVLVSAYLVGTYIKPEKTDTSQFYSIELPDAFALYNFSDVQQKYGWLTSLVIAIAAAIFIAVLMKFTVFGHKLKSTGLSVTGSQAAGYIVKKYQFLSFVISGILSGLLAAVVYTASFEKQLTFSDVGDFGITSVPITGFDGIAIGLIALNSPARIVIVSTIISFVTIGAKPAGLNAATASLVLGIMMYFAAIYNLMIYIKPWRMIVKLNIGKMNEAAYDEFQNEMAANLETLSFQRFLDKQKRKHDKERMVWFDTKRFEEYQKKKQATLQTFHENSSQNLLQYWKQQLLVADVKRLTFKWDFLTFKHQQKYILRWYKGKNKKQTALENEFASLNEAISQKLEEK, encoded by the coding sequence ATGAATGCTTTAAATTACCTCAAACACCGTTTTCTGTTTAGTAAAGACAAGTTTTGGTACGCCCCTTTTAAACAAAAGCAACGTCGGAGCATCTACTCCACCTTTTCGTTGATTGTTCTCTCCTTTATTGTTTCGTTCTTTTTAATAGTCGCCATTCCCGGCATTAAAGGCGGTACCTTCTTAGAAATCTTTACCCGTTTATTTAAAGATAGGGTTAACATCGAAAACTTTGCACGACAAATTGCGATTTACACCCTAGCTGCTTTGGCGTTTAGCTTTTGTATGAGTGTTGGGGTGTTTAACATTGGGATTTCGGGACAAATGATGGCTGGCGCTAATTTTGGTTTCATGATGATCCTCAAGGTTTTCCCCGAGTCATTCCGTCCTGCCTTTGGTGGTCAGATCATTACCATCCTCTTAATGATTCTAGGTAGTGTGACCGTTGCTATGGTGGTAGCTGCTTTAAAGGTCTTCTTTAAGGTTAATGAAGTGGTTAGTGCCATTATGCTCAACTGGGTAATTGTGCTGGTTAGCGCTTATCTAGTGGGTACTTACATTAAACCGGAAAAAACTGATACTTCCCAGTTTTACTCGATTGAACTACCGGATGCCTTTGCGCTGTATAACTTCTCTGATGTTCAACAAAAGTATGGTTGATTAACCTCGTTGGTTATTGCCATAGCAGCTGCCATATTCATTGCAGTTTTAATGAAGTTCACCGTTTTTGGACACAAACTCAAGTCCACGGGTTTAAGTGTGACGGGTTCGCAAGCCGCTGGTTACATTGTTAAGAAGTATCAGTTCCTCTCGTTTGTGATTTCAGGAATCCTTTCTGGTTTACTAGCAGCTGTAGTTTATACCGCATCCTTTGAAAAGCAGTTAACGTTCTCAGATGTGGGTGACTTTGGGATTACATCGGTACCGATTACTGGGTTTGATGGAATTGCAATTGGTTTAATTGCGCTCAACAGTCCAGCGCGAATTGTAATAGTTTCCACCATTATTTCATTTGTAACCATTGGTGCTAAACCAGCGGGGTTAAACGCTGCTACTGCGAGCTTGGTGTTGGGTATCATGATGTATTTCGCTGCCATTTATAACCTGATGATTTACATCAAGCCATGGCGCATGATTGTCAAGCTCAATATTGGTAAGATGAACGAAGCGGCATATGATGAATTCCAAAACGAGATGGCTGCTAATTTAGAAACGCTGTCGTTCCAGCGCTTTTTAGATAAACAAAAACGGAAGCATGATAAAGAGCGAATGGTTTGGTTTGACACCAAGCGCTTTGAGGAGTACCAGAAAAAGAAGCAAGCAACTCTACAAACCTTCCATGAAAATTCCTCGCAAAACTTACTGCAGTACTGAAAGCAACAGTTACTAGTAGCCGATGTAAAGCGATTAACTTTCAAATGAGACTTTCTTACCTTTAAACACCAGCAAAAGTACATCTTACGCTGGTACAAGGGCAAGAACAAAAAGCAAACAGCACTAGAAAATGAGTTTGCTAGTTTAAACGAAGCTATTAGTCAAAAATTGGAGGAGAAATAA
- a CDS encoding ABC transporter permease produces MSQSLISFSNLDNWLFVAPALLLAVLSGYLSERVGIVNIAINGGMVFGGMFLSLMSYAFVPNANDSAPSWSLAISIPLSVIFASAVGFLFGIAAIKLKADHVIVGTGVNLLGTGINFFVAQNARSLLNDTDLRVRYSFVRTGNSVSIEGIAIFAFAIIFVLLVWYLMNFTKTGLRYRAVGENPNVIDTQGISVYKYQWFGVMASTMVAALAGCCFALSPQVPSFSSGDVSGFGFIAIAIMIISMWRIIPSIVISPLFALAYVLTTGVVGNANNTYLLRTIPFIISLLVMMVFGYLNVGPKNVGKHFDKGLR; encoded by the coding sequence ATGTCACAGTCTTTAATTTCTTTTAGTAACTTAGATAACTGGTTGTTTGTCGCTCCTGCACTGCTACTCGCTGTATTGAGTGGTTACTTATCTGAGCGGGTTGGTATTGTCAATATTGCCATTAACGGGGGCATGGTGTTTGGCGGGATGTTCTTATCCTTAATGTCTTATGCCTTTGTGCCCAATGCAAATGATTCTGCACCATCTTGATCACTAGCAATAAGCATCCCTTTAAGTGTTATCTTTGCCTCAGCTGTTGGTTTTCTGTTTGGCATTGCCGCCATTAAACTCAAAGCCGATCACGTGATTGTTGGCACAGGGGTTAACTTACTGGGCACGGGAATTAATTTCTTTGTGGCACAAAATGCCCGCTCATTGCTTAACGATACTGATTTAAGGGTACGATACAGCTTTGTAAGAACAGGAAACTCTGTAAGTATTGAGGGTATAGCAATCTTTGCCTTTGCAATTATCTTTGTTTTATTAGTGTGGTATTTGATGAACTTTACTAAAACGGGCTTGCGTTACCGTGCTGTTGGGGAAAATCCTAATGTGATTGATACCCAAGGTATTAGTGTGTATAAATACCAGTGGTTTGGGGTAATGGCTTCGACGATGGTAGCAGCTTTAGCGGGTTGTTGTTTTGCTTTAAGTCCACAGGTACCTAGCTTTTCTAGCGGGGATGTGAGCGGGTTTGGTTTTATTGCCATTGCCATTATGATCATTTCGATGTGACGAATTATCCCAAGTATTGTGATCTCGCCCTTGTTTGCACTAGCTTATGTGCTTACTACCGGTGTGGTAGGTAATGCTAATAACACTTACTTATTGAGAACTATTCCGTTTATTATTTCGCTGTTGGTAATGATGGTATTTGGATATCTCAATGTAGGGCCGAAAAACGTTGGTAAGCATTTCGATAAGGGTTTGCGATAG
- the topA gene encoding type I DNA topoisomerase: MSKNLVVIESPNKVKTLQKYLPNDFEIVSTIGHIREMVHKNFGFNEADYSPVWEDWTKSKKKFSSLSFKGNLKGKKLLSKYDIIKSIKEKASKATNIYLATDPDREGEAISWHVYDVLDEKDKSKCQRITFNEITKNAVLDALKNPREIDQSWVQSQFARQILDRMIGFRLSRLLNNYLSAKSAGRVQSVALRFLEEREQEIRSFVPRFWWTLDVLLNPKAEGVREACANRSIPIVLREINPALRAGLKFEEEKSVSGIDFLDEASAKKFGEQLKGVFEVYNIDETKHYSSSPNSAYTTASLQKDAINKLGWSSKKVTLIAQHLYEGVSINGEQTALISYPRTDSTRLSAQFQQSCKEYILNHYGEKYLSNRIVSAKGKKGEKIIQDAHEAIHPTDMNITPEMVKNAIKKDEFLLYRLIWIRTVASLMADCKKSHTHIRFINDGNKFYASSKSLVFDGYRKIYEHFENKESNDLYIDLDKIRVGDRFMAKDIKITARQTHPAARYTQASLIEALEKSNIGRPSTYNTMASVNLDRGYASLNKHAFHVTQLGEQVNEELSKHFGKIINKEFTKNMEKSLDEIAENKKNYQEFLRDFWSNFKEEVKLAEGSIQRVKKEKEFVGRDCPSCASPLLYRYTKRGNEKFVGCSNFPNCKYNEFSQNKPNLTLEKLEELCPECNSQLVKRRTKFNPNKTFVGCSNFPRCRYIKKDNAS; this comes from the coding sequence ATGAGTAAAAATCTGGTGGTGATTGAATCACCCAATAAAGTTAAAACGTTGCAAAAATATTTACCGAATGACTTTGAAATAGTTTCTACCATTGGTCATATTCGGGAAATGGTGCACAAAAACTTTGGTTTTAACGAAGCCGATTACTCACCAGTTTGGGAAGACTGAACTAAATCAAAAAAGAAGTTTTCTAGCCTTAGCTTTAAAGGTAATCTTAAGGGCAAAAAACTTTTAAGTAAGTACGACATCATCAAAAGCATTAAAGAGAAGGCTAGTAAAGCCACTAACATTTACCTAGCAACCGACCCAGACCGTGAGGGAGAGGCAATTTCCTGACATGTTTACGATGTTTTGGATGAAAAGGACAAGTCGAAGTGCCAACGCATTACCTTTAACGAAATTACCAAGAACGCCGTTTTAGATGCACTGAAAAACCCACGGGAAATTGATCAGAGTTGGGTGCAGAGTCAGTTTGCGCGCCAAATTCTTGACCGGATGATTGGTTTTCGCCTTTCAAGGCTGTTAAACAATTACCTCTCAGCTAAGTCAGCGGGACGGGTACAATCAGTAGCACTGCGTTTTTTAGAAGAACGTGAACAGGAAATTCGTAGCTTTGTACCACGGTTTTGGTGAACGCTCGATGTGTTGTTAAATCCCAAGGCTGAAGGTGTTAGGGAGGCGTGTGCTAATCGTTCAATTCCAATTGTCTTGCGTGAAATTAATCCTGCTTTACGTGCTGGCTTGAAATTTGAAGAGGAGAAGAGCGTATCGGGAATTGACTTTTTAGATGAAGCATCAGCTAAAAAGTTTGGTGAACAGCTCAAGGGTGTCTTTGAGGTGTACAACATTGATGAAACCAAACACTACAGCAGTTCGCCCAATTCCGCTTACACCACCGCTTCATTGCAAAAGGATGCCATCAACAAACTAGGTTGGTCTTCCAAAAAGGTAACCTTAATTGCCCAACACCTGTATGAAGGGGTGAGTATTAATGGAGAACAAACCGCTTTAATTAGCTATCCCCGTACCGACTCAACTCGTTTATCAGCGCAATTTCAACAAAGTTGTAAAGAATACATCTTAAACCATTACGGAGAAAAGTACCTCTCTAATCGGATTGTAAGCGCTAAGGGAAAAAAAGGTGAAAAAATTATCCAAGACGCCCATGAAGCAATTCACCCAACTGACATGAACATTACCCCGGAAATGGTCAAGAATGCGATTAAGAAGGATGAGTTCTTACTGTACCGCTTAATCTGGATCCGTACGGTCGCTAGTTTAATGGCGGATTGTAAAAAATCACATACCCACATCCGGTTTATTAACGATGGTAATAAGTTTTACGCTTCTTCCAAGTCATTAGTATTTGATGGTTATCGCAAAATTTACGAACACTTTGAAAATAAGGAAAGTAATGATCTCTACATTGATTTGGATAAGATTAGGGTTGGTGATCGTTTCATGGCTAAAGACATTAAGATCACAGCCCGCCAAACCCATCCAGCAGCCCGTTATACCCAAGCTAGTTTAATTGAAGCGTTAGAAAAGTCCAATATTGGTCGACCTTCCACCTATAACACGATGGCTAGTGTTAATTTAGACCGGGGTTATGCTAGTTTAAATAAACATGCTTTTCACGTAACACAACTAGGGGAGCAGGTTAATGAAGAATTGTCCAAACACTTTGGTAAGATCATTAACAAAGAGTTCACTAAAAACATGGAGAAGTCTTTGGATGAAATTGCTGAAAATAAAAAGAACTACCAGGAGTTTCTCCGTGATTTTTGGTCAAACTTTAAGGAAGAGGTAAAGCTAGCGGAGGGTTCGATTCAAAGAGTGAAAAAGGAAAAGGAATTTGTTGGTCGTGATTGTCCAAGCTGTGCTAGTCCCTTGTTGTACCGCTATACTAAACGGGGTAATGAAAAGTTTGTTGGGTGCAGTAACTTTCCCAACTGTAAATACAACGAGTTTAGCCAAAATAAACCGAATTTAACTTTGGAAAAGCTCGAAGAACTGTGTCCGGAGTGTAACAGCCAACTAGTGAAAAGACGCACTAAGTTTAATCCCAATAAAACCTTTGTTGGTTGTAGTAATTTCCCTAGGTGCCGCTACATAAAGAAGGATAATGCTAGCTAG
- a CDS encoding MPN262 family protein, producing the protein MLASLTSRSATSFSIIWALVSAILILSILIWLIITIFFAWNLHLKNNKKRTKYHLEPEQIKHKIIQNKTKLGKMLDFYQQQINTTATELKWLDGQFQQIDETDKKKAHQITIRLARNQLLQQLSVKLDQKQFSQRANNELQKLKLSNLESFTDQKIKWDQEGMKSAVSRVTINEWTFNHFAGKNRVYWDYFKQVCDVDCSIKPLKDQLEITFSSWSLLKRLQAKNLFNKLIAQSSSVKMSEKLINNALQLVQDNLALQASESGNKLLKEFELSCTNTQLVQLLGFQQFYFGTNLLSLLDLSRSIAVLVRFLNEHCKWELNERLLVETALFNNLQWVNNNDFFLKSHNDLKQLHLSAEQLAIIEQQNRPFYIDAYALLIAGVKQMLMEHDAVEPKQIHFHNAKKVMESFQLFGIDQLALIEYNNCLYGFVTTKLYEIKQLDDLALFKVLFKSFLNKHLKQKFATISLFVNTQTLMI; encoded by the coding sequence ATGCTAGCTAGTTTAACGAGCAGAAGTGCCACTTCCTTCTCAATAATTTGAGCGTTGGTAAGTGCCATTTTGATCTTAAGTATCCTCATTTGGCTTATTATCACCATTTTCTTTGCTTGAAATTTACACCTCAAAAACAACAAGAAACGAACAAAGTACCACTTAGAGCCGGAACAAATTAAGCACAAGATCATCCAAAATAAGACTAAATTGGGCAAAATGTTGGACTTTTACCAACAGCAGATTAACACTACTGCAACTGAGCTGAAGTGGTTGGATGGTCAGTTTCAGCAAATTGATGAAACCGATAAAAAGAAAGCGCATCAAATTACAATTAGACTAGCGCGGAACCAACTGTTACAACAGCTTAGTGTAAAGTTAGACCAAAAGCAGTTTAGTCAACGCGCTAATAATGAACTGCAAAAGTTAAAGTTGTCTAACTTAGAGAGCTTTACTGACCAAAAGATTAAATGAGACCAGGAGGGGATGAAATCCGCTGTATCCCGCGTTACCATTAACGAGTGAACCTTTAACCATTTTGCTGGTAAAAACCGTGTTTACTGGGATTACTTTAAACAAGTTTGTGATGTGGATTGCTCGATTAAACCACTTAAAGATCAGTTAGAGATTACTTTTTCGAGCTGAAGCTTATTGAAAAGACTGCAAGCAAAAAACCTGTTTAATAAGTTAATTGCTCAAAGTAGCAGTGTCAAGATGAGCGAAAAACTGATTAACAATGCTTTGCAATTAGTTCAGGACAATTTGGCATTACAAGCGAGTGAAAGTGGCAATAAGCTGCTCAAGGAGTTTGAATTATCGTGCACTAACACACAGCTAGTCCAACTGTTGGGCTTTCAGCAGTTTTACTTCGGTACAAACCTGCTTAGCTTACTTGATTTGAGCCGTTCAATCGCTGTTTTAGTGCGCTTTTTAAATGAGCACTGTAAGTGAGAATTAAACGAACGCTTACTAGTGGAAACTGCTTTGTTTAACAACTTGCAATGGGTTAATAACAACGACTTCTTTTTAAAGTCACACAATGATTTAAAACAGCTGCACCTCTCCGCTGAACAGTTGGCGATTATTGAACAGCAAAACCGTCCCTTTTACATTGATGCTTATGCTTTATTGATTGCTGGCGTAAAGCAAATGCTGATGGAGCACGATGCTGTGGAACCAAAACAAATTCACTTTCATAATGCCAAAAAGGTAATGGAAAGCTTCCAGCTGTTTGGCATTGACCAGTTAGCGTTAATAGAGTACAACAACTGTCTCTATGGCTTTGTCACCACTAAACTCTATGAGATTAAACAATTAGATGATTTAGCTTTATTTAAAGTTTTGTTTAAAAGCTTTTTGAACAAGCATTTGAAACAAAAATTTGCAACAATCAGTTTATTTGTAAATACCCAAACACTCATGATCTAA
- the trxA gene encoding thioredoxin gives MVTEIKSLKQLGELFASNNKVIIDFWAEWCGPCKITGPEFAKAASEVSTVAFAKVNVDEQTDIAAAYKITSLPTIVLFEKGQEKHRAIGFMPKAKIVQLVSQ, from the coding sequence ATGGTAACTGAAATTAAAAGTCTCAAACAACTCGGAGAGTTATTTGCTAGCAACAATAAGGTAATTATTGATTTTTGAGCAGAATGGTGTGGGCCGTGCAAAATTACTGGACCAGAATTTGCTAAAGCTGCTAGTGAAGTGAGCACTGTAGCGTTTGCCAAGGTAAATGTCGATGAACAAACTGACATTGCCGCTGCTTACAAAATTACCTCACTACCTACAATTGTTTTATTTGAAAAAGGCCAGGAAAAGCACCGTGCTATTGGTTTTATGCCTAAAGCCAAGATCGTGCAACTTGTCAGCCAATAA
- a CDS encoding Cof-type HAD-IIB family hydrolase, producing the protein MIDLLGLDLDGTLLSRTRQINDPTKQALANLIQKKPSLKVMILTGRSLFSTLKYVQELNELCKKPLVEYFCCYGGAKLYQLNNNQPQEQYKFLIDSRQVKTVFEIVEQHKGLFLAYLDKPKAPYIILGANQFYAWLIKQFWYKQRCEYFKNDHLTDGILKINVYFACPLRLKKVYQIIKRQFQDTLNVVSFSKHLIEITHKDGNKGYAIEAIAKKQGLSLKRMAVIGDSLNDRSMFEKVQYSFAMSKSPDELKLLATEIGTKTNRFRFSSLVDLITEKIIN; encoded by the coding sequence ATGATTGACTTGCTCGGGTTAGATCTTGATGGCACTTTGTTGTCTAGAACAAGGCAAATTAACGATCCTACTAAACAAGCTTTGGCTAATTTAATCCAAAAGAAGCCTAGCTTAAAGGTAATGATTCTAACCGGTAGATCATTATTCTCCACCTTGAAGTACGTTCAAGAGCTCAACGAGCTGTGCAAAAAACCGCTAGTGGAGTACTTTTGCTGTTATGGTGGGGCTAAGTTGTACCAACTCAATAACAACCAACCCCAAGAACAGTACAAGTTTTTAATTGACAGCCGGCAAGTTAAAACAGTGTTTGAAATTGTGGAACAACACAAGGGTTTGTTTTTGGCATACCTCGATAAACCAAAGGCACCCTACATTATTTTGGGGGCAAACCAGTTTTATGCTTGACTGATTAAACAGTTTTGGTACAAACAGCGTTGTGAGTACTTTAAAAATGATCATTTAACCGATGGCATCTTAAAGATTAATGTGTACTTCGCGTGTCCTTTAAGGTTGAAGAAGGTGTACCAGATCATTAAGCGTCAGTTTCAAGACACGCTTAACGTTGTGAGTTTTTCCAAGCACTTAATTGAAATTACCCACAAGGATGGAAATAAGGGCTATGCAATTGAAGCAATTGCCAAAAAACAAGGACTTTCGTTAAAACGGATGGCGGTGATTGGTGATTCCTTAAATGACCGTTCGATGTTTGAAAAGGTACAGTATTCGTTTGCAATGTCGAAATCACCCGATGAACTCAAACTGTTAGCCACTGAAATTGGCACTAAAACAAACCGCTTTCGTTTCAGTAGTTTAGTTGATTTAATTACCGAAAAAATTATTAACTAA
- the trpS gene encoding tryptophan--tRNA ligase, which produces MMKRALTGIQASGKQHLGNYLGVMQSLIELQEQCQLFVFVADLHSITVDFQPQALKQNNFDLVRTLLAVGLDPQKACLFLQSDLLEHSMMGYLMMVQSNLGELQRMTQFKAKKAEQTRNPNGTLNIPTGLLTYPALMAGDILLYQPDIVPVGNDQKQHLELTRDLAQRIQKKFKLKLRLPQFVQNKDTNRIMDLFDPTKKMSKSSKNQNGVIYLDDPKEVVVKKIRQATTDSFNKIRFASKTQPGVTNMLTILKALLKEPVNQSLTNQLGNDLEAYFSTKSYLDLKNALTEATVNLLVNIQRKREQISREQVFNCLQAGKNQAQATARTTLALFYDGFGLGSQNIK; this is translated from the coding sequence ATGATGAAACGCGCTCTTACCGGGATTCAAGCATCGGGCAAACAGCATTTAGGCAACTATTTGGGGGTAATGCAGTCGTTAATTGAACTCCAAGAGCAATGCCAACTGTTTGTATTTGTCGCTGATTTACACTCAATTACCGTTGATTTTCAACCCCAAGCACTGAAACAAAATAACTTTGATTTGGTACGTACTTTATTAGCGGTTGGTCTAGATCCACAAAAAGCTTGTCTCTTTTTACAAAGCGATCTTTTGGAGCACAGTATGATGGGTTATTTAATGATGGTGCAAAGCAATCTCGGTGAACTGCAACGGATGACGCAGTTCAAGGCCAAAAAAGCGGAACAAACCCGTAACCCAAACGGCACCTTAAACATTCCCACCGGACTGTTAACTTATCCAGCCCTAATGGCGGGAGATATCTTGCTGTACCAACCTGACATTGTGCCCGTTGGTAATGACCAAAAACAACACCTAGAGCTTACTCGTGATTTAGCGCAGCGAATTCAAAAGAAGTTTAAGCTCAAGCTGCGTCTACCCCAGTTTGTCCAAAACAAAGATACCAACCGTATTATGGACTTATTTGACCCAACCAAAAAGATGAGTAAGTCCTCAAAGAACCAAAACGGAGTAATTTACTTGGATGACCCAAAAGAAGTAGTGGTTAAAAAAATTCGTCAAGCTACCACTGACAGCTTTAACAAAATCCGTTTTGCTTCCAAAACGCAGCCAGGGGTGACCAATATGCTCACAATTCTCAAGGCACTTTTAAAAGAGCCTGTCAATCAATCCTTAACCAATCAGTTAGGGAATGATCTAGAAGCTTACTTTAGTACTAAATCTTATTTAGATCTCAAAAACGCACTTACAGAAGCAACCGTTAATCTGCTAGTTAACATTCAGAGAAAACGGGAACAGATTAGTCGTGAACAGGTCTTTAACTGCCTCCAGGCGGGTAAAAATCAAGCCCAAGCAACGGCCAGAACAACACTAGCACTTTTCTATGATGGCTTTGGACTAGGAAGCCAAAACATCAAGTAA
- a CDS encoding Spx/MgsR family RNA polymerase-binding regulatory protein, with amino-acid sequence MLKKKVNNDAGKTFILISSSCSSCQKAIEYFKENNLSYTIENFYKKPISDKRFRDILSLSEDGTESLFSKRADQIRSNTNQSVEDLTIPELIKLIRERPSILRRPIIIQYNSSGIPKRMRIGYNAAEIKVFERSLMEPKVRTVKK; translated from the coding sequence ATGCTTAAGAAAAAAGTTAATAATGATGCTGGTAAGACGTTTATCTTAATTTCATCATCTTGCTCGTCTTGCCAAAAGGCAATCGAATACTTTAAGGAAAATAATTTGAGTTATACGATCGAAAACTTTTACAAAAAACCGATAAGTGACAAGCGCTTTCGTGACATTTTAAGTTTGAGTGAAGATGGCACCGAAAGTCTGTTTTCCAAGCGTGCTGACCAAATTCGTAGTAACACTAATCAATCAGTGGAAGATTTGACCATTCCTGAATTGATTAAGTTAATTCGCGAACGTCCTTCAATTTTGCGTCGACCAATTATTATCCAGTACAACTCTTCGGGGATTCCCAAGCGGATGCGCATTGGTTATAACGCCGCTGAAATTAAGGTATTTGAACGCAGCTTAATGGAACCTAAAGTGCGTACAGTAAAGAAGTAA